A single Calidifontibacter indicus DNA region contains:
- a CDS encoding phage tail protein — MGQVVDFVNVSTEGLESSPMAEALAGLRANEARYFKNKYDHEFTVEAAEGFAEAAAEVERVAKVLKDERDIVIESKPLQVAVADVDGINWVHVFYESGLAVNVLYTVADGGKRAVGFKLSEGMEPPAELDAFKWARQKSKLAGTIRGSYFVIKGEHPPID; from the coding sequence ATGGGCCAGGTCGTGGATTTCGTGAACGTGTCGACCGAGGGCCTCGAGTCGTCACCGATGGCCGAGGCGCTGGCCGGGCTGCGCGCAAACGAAGCTCGCTACTTCAAGAACAAGTACGACCACGAGTTCACGGTCGAAGCGGCCGAGGGTTTCGCCGAGGCCGCGGCCGAGGTCGAGCGGGTCGCGAAGGTGCTGAAGGACGAGCGCGACATCGTCATCGAGTCGAAGCCGCTGCAGGTTGCGGTGGCGGACGTCGACGGCATCAACTGGGTGCACGTCTTCTACGAGTCGGGGCTCGCCGTCAATGTGCTCTACACGGTGGCCGACGGTGGCAAGCGCGCCGTCGGGTTCAAGCTGTCCGAGGGCATGGAGCCGCCGGCCGAACTCGACGCGTTCAAGTGGGCCCGCCAGAAGTCGAAGCTGGCCGGCACGATCCGCGGCTCCTACTTCGTGATCAAGGGCGAACACCCGCCGATCGACTGA